The following proteins are co-located in the Apium graveolens cultivar Ventura chromosome 5, ASM990537v1, whole genome shotgun sequence genome:
- the LOC141659140 gene encoding epoxide hydrolase 3-like yields MEDIKHTMISVNGLSMHVAEKGEGPIVLFLHGFPELWYSWRHQINFMAAHGYRAVAPDLRGYGDTTGAPTEDASKFSTLHVVGDLVVLLDAIAAEEEEEKVFVVGHDWGAFIAWHLCLFRPDKVKALVNMSLEFIPWNPKGDYCEQMRGIYGDNHYMYRFQVPGEIEAVLEPVGVRNLMKIFLISRNPGALYFPKGQSLINPDAPPTIVLPSWLTEEDINYYVSKFEKTGFTGGLNYYRALHSTWEHTAVWHRAKVMVPTKFVVGDLDLTYNVPGIKEYIHDGGMQKDVPLLQQVVVLQDTAHFINQERANEVNTHILDFIQKF; encoded by the exons ATGGAGGACATTAAACACACAATGATAAGTGTAAACGGGCTAAGTATGCACGTTGCAGAAAAAGGTGAAGGCCCAATAGTCTTATTCCTGCATGGCTTCCCTGAGTTATGGTACTCATGGCGTCACCAAATCAATTTCATGGCTGCCCACGGCTACCGAGCCGTGGCCCCTGATCTCCGCGGCTACGGAGACACCACGGGAGCACCCACAGAGGATGCATCCAAGTTCAGCACCCTCCATGTTGTCGGTGACTTGGTGGTATTGTTGGATGCCATAGCCgcggaggaggaggaggagaAAGTGTTTGTTGTAGGACATGACTGGGGTGCGTTCATTGCATGGCATTTGTGTTTGTTCAGGCCTGATAAAGTTAAGGCTTTGGTGAATATGAGCTTGGAGTTTATACCTTGGAATCCAAAGGGTGATTATTGTGAACAAATGCGTGGGATTTATGGGGATAATCACTACATGTACAGATTCCAG GTTCCCGGAGAAATAGAAGCTGTATTAGAGCCCGTTGGTGTAAGAAACTTGatgaaaattttcttaatatcTAGAAATCCTGGTGCCCTCTACTTTCCTAAAGGCCAAAGCCTTATAAACCCAGATGCCCCTCCTACCATTGTCTTGCCCTCTTGGTTAACAGAAGAAGATATCAACTACTATGTCAGTAAATTCGAGAAAACTGGCTTCACTGGTGGCCTTAACTATTACCGTGCTCTACACTC AACTTGGGAACACACTGCAGTTTGGCATAGAGCGAAAGTAATGGTACCAACAAAATTTGTAGTCGGGGACTTGGATTTGACCTACAACGTGCCAGGCATAAAGGAATATATACATGATGGTGGAATGCAGAAAGATGTGCCATTGTTACAACAAGTGGTTGTGCTGCAAGATACTGCTCACTTCATTAATCAAGAAAGAGCTAACGAGGTTAACACACATATCTTAGATTTCATTCAGAAATTCTAG
- the LOC141659138 gene encoding epoxide hydrolase 1-like, with protein MEKMEHKTVSVNGIDMHIAELGQGPTILFIHGFPELWYTWRHQMVYMASHGYRAVAPDLRGFGDTTGAPVNDPSKFTMLHLVGDVVALIEAVAGPGEEKVFVVGHDWGAVVAWNFAMYRPDKIKALVTLSVVYTPRNPKVKPVDGLRAVYGDDYYICRIQEPGEVEAEFSKIGTKRVLKHFLTYRNPGPLYLPKGKAFGDDDNDPIVLPSWLTEEDVDFYSNKYEQTGFTGGFNYYRALNESWELSAPWTKDQIKVPVKFIVGDLDLTYNAPGTKDYIHKGGLKKVVPLLKEVIVLKDVAHFIHEEKPDEINKHIHGFFHQLSTGFSCCTL; from the exons ATGGAAAAGATGGAGCACAAGACAGTGAGCGTGAATGGCATTGATATGCACATAGCTGAGTTAGGCCAAGGCCCCACGATTTTATTCATTCATGGCTTCCCTGAACTATGGTACACATGGCGCCACCAGATGGTCTACATGGCATCCCACGGATACCGTGCAGTGGCCCCTGATCTACGTGGCTTTGGCGACACCACGGGAGCGCCTGTGAATGATCCTTCCAAGTTCACAATGCTTCACTTGGTTGGAGATGTGGTGGCGCTGATCGAGGCCGTGGCTGGACCAGGGGAGGAGAAGGTGTTTGTGGTTGGCCACGACTGGGGTGCAGTTGTGGCATGGAACTTTGCTATGTATAGGCCTGATAAGATTAAGGCCTTGGTGACTTTGAGTGTTGTTTATACGCCACGAAACCCCAAGGTTAAGCCTGTGGATGGCTTGCGTGCTGTTTATGGAGATGATTACTATATCTGCAGAATTCAG GAACCTGGAGAAGTAGAAGCTGAATTTTCCAAAATAGGAACCAAAAGAGTTCTGAAGCATTTTTTGACATACCGCAATCCCGGACCTCTTTATCTGCCAAAAGGTAAAGCGTTTGGAGATGATGACAATGATCCAATTGTCTTGCCATCTTGGTTAACTGAAGAAGATGTTGATTTTTATTCCAACAAGTATGAGCAGACTGGTTTCACCGGAGGATTCAACTACTATCGAGCCTTAAATGA AAGCTGGGAACTGAGTGCTCCATGGACTAAAGATCAAATAAAGGTTCCTGTAAAGTTCATCGTGGGTGATCTTGACCTGACTTATAATGCACCGGGGACCAAGGACTACATACACAAGGGAGGTCTGAAGAAAGTTGTACCCTTGTTGAAGGAAGTAATTGTTTTAAAAGACGTAGCCCATTTCATCCACGAAGAAAAACCCGATGAGATCAACAAACACATACATGGCTTCTTTCATCAGTTGTCGACAGGTTTCTCGTGTTGTACATTGTAA